Proteins from a genomic interval of Brachybacterium vulturis:
- a CDS encoding protoporphyrinogen/coproporphyrinogen oxidase yields the protein MSTRVLVIGGGLAGLLAARRHQRGGHHVVLLEASGTLGGAIADAALPDAGGFTLNTGAEAYAIASGAVEALIAELGLEQRIVAPREGLGSRVVSAAGVHRAPGASVLGIPGHPLAADVRAVLGTAGALRASLERFLPAWYGAGDGATVAEAVRRRLGRKVLERLVAPVVGGVHSADPATLEFATASPPLSRGLAEQGSLTAAVKRLRGRGAGSAGTRVRSLSPTMAALPEALQAQILAAGGILRTGVDVIGVERSGDRWQVLTGRDERLEADHLVLACPPDTARDLLNEAAPAIARAIPQAPSAAVRLVALVLEAPALDAHPAGTGALVAPGTAGIRAKALTHASAKWEHVQQALAEALPTARSPHLLRLSYGRPGEQLPAREEIVDLALADASAILGTPLSRTQLRAAEVIDWDRAMRQALPGHRAGLDALTGLLALQPSLELVGSWRAGTGIDAIVRADDTYSEGTPS from the coding sequence ATGAGCACCCGTGTCCTCGTGATCGGCGGCGGCCTGGCCGGGCTGCTCGCCGCACGCCGCCATCAGCGCGGCGGGCACCACGTGGTGCTGCTGGAGGCGTCCGGGACGCTCGGCGGCGCGATCGCCGACGCCGCTCTTCCCGACGCCGGCGGATTCACGCTGAACACCGGCGCCGAGGCGTATGCGATCGCCTCCGGGGCGGTCGAGGCGCTGATCGCCGAGCTGGGCCTGGAGCAGCGGATCGTCGCCCCGCGCGAGGGCCTGGGCAGCCGGGTGGTCTCCGCCGCGGGAGTGCATCGGGCACCCGGGGCGAGCGTGCTCGGCATTCCCGGGCACCCTCTCGCCGCCGACGTGCGCGCGGTGCTGGGCACCGCCGGAGCGCTGCGCGCGAGCCTCGAGCGCTTCCTGCCCGCCTGGTACGGCGCCGGTGACGGGGCCACGGTCGCCGAGGCGGTGCGTCGCCGCCTGGGCCGGAAGGTGCTCGAGCGGCTGGTCGCGCCGGTGGTCGGCGGCGTGCACTCCGCCGACCCCGCGACCCTCGAGTTCGCGACCGCGTCCCCGCCGCTGAGCCGGGGACTGGCCGAGCAGGGCTCCCTCACCGCAGCGGTGAAGCGGCTGCGCGGGCGCGGCGCGGGCAGCGCGGGCACTCGCGTCCGCTCCCTGTCCCCCACGATGGCCGCGCTTCCCGAGGCCCTGCAGGCGCAGATCCTGGCTGCCGGCGGGATCCTGCGCACCGGCGTCGACGTGATCGGCGTCGAGCGGAGCGGGGACCGGTGGCAGGTCCTCACCGGTCGCGACGAGCGCCTGGAGGCGGACCACCTGGTCCTCGCCTGCCCCCCGGACACCGCCCGTGACCTGCTGAACGAGGCGGCTCCGGCGATCGCGCGCGCGATCCCGCAGGCCCCGTCGGCCGCCGTGCGCCTGGTGGCGCTGGTGCTCGAGGCGCCCGCACTGGATGCCCACCCCGCCGGCACCGGGGCGCTGGTCGCCCCCGGCACCGCGGGGATCCGGGCGAAGGCATTGACCCATGCCAGCGCCAAGTGGGAGCACGTGCAGCAGGCGCTGGCCGAGGCCCTGCCCACGGCCCGGAGCCCGCACCTGCTGCGACTGTCCTACGGGCGTCCGGGCGAGCAGCTCCCCGCCCGCGAGGAGATCGTCGACCTCGCCCTCGCCGACGCCTCGGCCATCCTGGGCACCCCGCTGTCCCGGACGCAGCTGCGGGCCGCGGAGGTGATCGACTGGGACCGTGCCATGCGCCAGGCCCTGCCCGGTCACCGCGCCGGGCTCGACGCCCTCACCGGCCTGCTCGCCCTGCAGCCGTCCCTCGAACTCGTCGGCTCCTGGAGGGCCGGCACCGGCATCGACGCGATCGTCCGCGCCGACGACACCTACTCGGAAGGAACCCCGTCATGA
- the hemE gene encoding uroporphyrinogen decarboxylase: MSDASVLQELRGVRSATPSVWFMRQAGRSLPEYRALREGTTMLDSCVRPDLAAEITVQPVRRHRVDAGIFFSDIVVPARQAGLGVEIQPGVGPVFDHPVRTVADIDALPVLGDDYEAALEPIREAVRLTVAELGTTPLIGFAGAPFTVASYMVEGGPSRDHLRTRALMRSEPEAWARLAAWVAELSGRFLRAQVLAGASAVQLFDSWVGALSTEQYLTHVQPHSAAALARVADLPVPRIHFGVGAAHLLPQMHAAGATAMGVDHRLRLDRALEMLPTGTPVQGNIDPAVLFTSEQARFAEARAVLRAGAGASGHVVNLGHGVPPSTDPQVLTDLVSFLHDVDDVAGAEQDVRPA, encoded by the coding sequence GTGTCCGACGCCTCGGTGCTGCAGGAGCTGCGCGGAGTGAGGAGCGCCACCCCCAGCGTGTGGTTCATGCGACAGGCCGGCCGCTCCCTGCCGGAGTACCGCGCCCTGCGCGAGGGCACCACGATGCTCGATTCCTGCGTGCGCCCGGACCTCGCTGCGGAGATCACCGTGCAGCCGGTGCGGCGCCACCGCGTGGACGCCGGCATCTTCTTCTCCGACATCGTGGTCCCCGCCCGGCAGGCGGGTCTCGGGGTCGAGATCCAGCCGGGCGTCGGCCCCGTCTTCGACCATCCCGTGCGCACCGTCGCCGACATCGACGCCCTGCCCGTGCTCGGCGACGACTACGAGGCGGCGCTGGAGCCGATCCGCGAGGCGGTGCGCCTGACCGTCGCCGAGCTCGGCACCACGCCCCTGATCGGCTTCGCCGGCGCCCCCTTCACCGTGGCCAGCTACATGGTCGAGGGCGGCCCCAGCCGCGACCATCTGCGCACCCGGGCGCTGATGCGCTCGGAGCCGGAGGCATGGGCGCGGCTGGCCGCCTGGGTGGCGGAGCTGTCGGGCCGCTTCCTGCGCGCCCAGGTGCTCGCGGGCGCCTCCGCCGTGCAGCTGTTCGACTCCTGGGTGGGCGCCCTCAGCACCGAGCAGTACCTCACCCATGTCCAGCCGCACTCCGCCGCGGCCCTCGCCCGCGTCGCCGACCTGCCGGTGCCGCGGATCCACTTCGGGGTCGGCGCCGCCCACCTGCTGCCGCAGATGCACGCCGCCGGGGCCACCGCGATGGGCGTGGACCACCGGCTGCGACTGGACCGCGCGCTGGAGATGCTGCCGACCGGCACCCCCGTCCAGGGCAACATCGACCCGGCCGTGCTGTTCACCTCCGAACAGGCGCGCTTCGCGGAGGCTCGCGCGGTGCTGCGGGCCGGGGCCGGTGCGAGCGGCCATGTGGTCAACCTCGGCCACGGCGTCCCGCCGTCCACCGATCCGCAGGTCCTCACCGATCTGGTGAGCTTTCTCCATGACGTGGATGACGTGGCGGGCGCGGAGCAGGACGTCCGCCCGGCATGA
- a CDS encoding glutamyl-tRNA reductase produces the protein MLAALRASHEHLDLEVLDALTRGADTLPAVIDQLQIERAATGADPVVAGEVVVSTCNRLEIYLDTDRFHEGVDLVVDAVARASGLDREVVSLCFDAAMDDPVPQHLYEVTSGLRSLVLGEAEIAGQVRQSYETARREGRTTSMLHDLFQHGFRCAKSVATQAPVGAAGRSGATVAVDRAEVELGGFTGRSVLIVGTGAYARLGLAELGRRGVQDVRVFSPSGRAAGFAERHGVQVVAPADLERSLHAADLVLACSGRGTSLFPEQFLSAGRTVVLDLALHSDLHPLVRHLKGVTVLGLEDLKLGTDAQADPALLTARGIVAENVEAFRLQQEVRRIDPAMAALRREVFDAADGEIDRLRRDVAGETADQLERSVRRILARVMHQPAERARHLAETGYADAYVEAFHTIFGIDISAGQQFTAGVQEAVEDSSAPVPAGWMRVDRTVPPRSDALREQPASAPELEPVGRLSASDIARVALRGGQCPEGFGPETDGPAG, from the coding sequence ATGCTCGCTGCCCTCCGCGCCTCCCACGAGCACCTCGACCTCGAGGTGCTCGACGCCCTGACCCGGGGCGCGGACACCCTCCCGGCCGTCATCGACCAGCTGCAGATCGAGCGCGCCGCCACCGGCGCCGATCCCGTCGTCGCCGGCGAGGTCGTGGTGAGCACCTGCAACCGGCTCGAGATCTACCTCGACACCGACCGCTTCCACGAGGGGGTGGATCTGGTCGTCGACGCGGTCGCGCGCGCCAGCGGGCTGGACCGCGAGGTGGTCTCCCTCTGCTTCGACGCGGCGATGGACGATCCCGTCCCCCAGCACCTCTACGAGGTCACCTCCGGGCTGCGCTCCCTGGTGCTCGGCGAGGCCGAGATCGCCGGGCAGGTGCGGCAGTCCTACGAGACCGCGCGCCGCGAGGGCCGCACCACCTCGATGCTCCACGACCTCTTCCAGCACGGCTTCCGCTGCGCGAAGTCCGTCGCCACCCAGGCACCGGTCGGCGCGGCCGGGCGCAGCGGCGCCACCGTCGCGGTGGACCGGGCCGAGGTCGAACTGGGCGGCTTCACCGGCCGCAGCGTGCTGATCGTCGGCACCGGCGCCTATGCCCGTCTGGGGCTCGCGGAGCTGGGGCGCCGCGGGGTGCAGGACGTGCGGGTGTTCTCCCCCTCGGGGCGCGCCGCCGGCTTCGCGGAGCGCCATGGCGTCCAGGTCGTCGCACCGGCGGACCTCGAGCGCTCCCTGCACGCGGCCGATCTGGTGCTCGCCTGCTCCGGGCGCGGCACCTCGCTGTTCCCCGAGCAGTTCCTCAGCGCCGGGCGGACCGTGGTGCTCGATCTGGCGCTGCACTCGGACCTGCACCCGCTGGTGCGGCACCTCAAGGGCGTCACCGTGCTCGGGCTCGAGGACCTCAAGCTCGGCACCGACGCACAGGCCGATCCGGCGCTGCTCACCGCCCGCGGGATCGTCGCCGAGAACGTCGAGGCCTTCCGCCTGCAGCAGGAGGTGCGCCGGATCGACCCGGCGATGGCCGCCCTGCGCCGCGAGGTCTTCGACGCGGCCGACGGCGAGATCGACCGGCTGCGCCGCGACGTCGCCGGGGAGACCGCCGACCAGCTCGAGCGCTCTGTGCGCCGCATCCTGGCCCGGGTCATGCATCAGCCCGCCGAACGCGCCCGGCACCTCGCGGAGACCGGGTACGCCGACGCCTACGTGGAGGCCTTCCACACCATCTTCGGGATCGACATCTCCGCCGGCCAGCAGTTCACGGCGGGTGTCCAGGAGGCGGTCGAGGACAGCAGCGCACCGGTCCCCGCCGGCTGGATGCGGGTGGACCGCACGGTGCCGCCGCGGAGCGACGCCCTGCGGGAGCAGCCGGCGTCGGCCCCCGAGCTCGAGCCCGTCGGCCGCCTCTCCGCCTCGGACATCGCCCGGGTGGCGCTGCGCGGTGGGCAGTGCCCCGAGGGCTTCGGCCCGGAGACGGACGGCCCCGCGGGCTGA
- a CDS encoding acyltransferase family protein translates to MSSPSTPSAAAPAGHRPELHGLRGLAIALVVLYHVFFDRVSGGVDVFLFISAFFLTGSFVRRMEDGRPMAPLAYWARTFKRLLPPAVLIILATLAGVRLLLPPSTWMPAIDDAVASLLQVENWLLIDRGTDYEAAATSSTSPLQHFWSLSIQGQVFLLWPLLFALCAVLVRRFGLSPRRLAAGLFALIAVASFLWSVIATATQQEVAYFDTTTRIWEFAAGSLLALWPAANPSTTAAPTGRSRQLRIALGWAGLAALISTGALIDGRSMFPGWIAAVPLLGATGVFLAGTTGARLGADRLLSSRPFSFLGDVSYGLYLIHWPLLTLTVLATGRESAGLLRGTLIIAVSLVLAWLLTRLVDAPIRRWRWANARPLRAATVVTAVLAIGLAPSLGAQALLQRAADEAEHRAFADNPGARVLDPEYVPHPEADPDAAPLPTAATVRADWGLLEGPCEGEIEPEVPSVAEGCQSTDAPEGAPVVVAVGNSRLRQSAMSLLAPAQEHGWRLVLIHKNSCQYLPGEMTYSGQECYDHNLAVADYLRELAPDAVAMNTTVYRGMGPETISAVLDEEVPELLALEIPVIALRTPPRAVENPLDCLDAGGSPEECTTPLDPRHMPTQRTDSARLDELQGPVHPVDLLPVLCPEHECRPLIGNIYVFQDEHHITATYMQSTGGEVQRQLAGSGFQW, encoded by the coding sequence ATGTCCTCACCCTCCACCCCCTCCGCGGCGGCGCCGGCCGGCCACCGCCCCGAGCTGCACGGACTGCGCGGCCTCGCGATCGCGCTGGTGGTGCTCTACCACGTGTTCTTCGACCGGGTCTCCGGCGGGGTGGACGTGTTCCTGTTCATCTCGGCCTTCTTCCTCACCGGCAGCTTCGTGCGGCGGATGGAGGACGGCCGCCCGATGGCACCGTTGGCGTACTGGGCGCGGACCTTCAAGCGTCTGCTGCCGCCCGCCGTGCTGATCATCCTGGCCACCCTCGCCGGGGTCCGCCTGCTGCTGCCCCCGAGCACCTGGATGCCGGCAATCGACGACGCCGTCGCGTCCCTGCTGCAGGTGGAGAACTGGCTGCTGATCGACCGGGGCACCGACTACGAGGCGGCGGCGACGAGCTCCACCTCGCCGCTGCAGCACTTCTGGTCGCTGTCCATCCAGGGCCAGGTGTTCCTGCTGTGGCCGCTGCTGTTCGCGCTGTGCGCCGTGCTGGTGCGGCGCTTCGGCCTGTCCCCGCGTCGGCTGGCTGCCGGGCTCTTCGCGCTGATCGCCGTGGCGTCCTTCCTCTGGTCGGTGATCGCCACCGCCACCCAGCAGGAGGTCGCGTACTTCGACACCACCACCCGGATCTGGGAGTTCGCCGCCGGATCGCTGCTGGCGCTCTGGCCGGCCGCGAACCCCAGCACCACCGCCGCCCCCACGGGACGGTCCCGACAGCTGCGCATCGCGCTGGGCTGGGCCGGGCTGGCCGCGCTGATCTCCACCGGCGCGCTGATCGACGGCCGCTCGATGTTCCCGGGCTGGATCGCGGCCGTGCCGCTGCTCGGCGCCACCGGGGTGTTCCTCGCCGGGACCACCGGGGCGCGCCTCGGCGCGGACCGTCTGCTCTCCTCGCGGCCCTTCTCCTTCCTCGGGGACGTGAGCTACGGGCTCTACCTCATCCACTGGCCGCTGCTCACCCTCACCGTGCTGGCCACCGGGCGCGAGTCCGCCGGGCTGCTGCGCGGCACGCTCATCATCGCCGTGAGCCTGGTGCTGGCCTGGCTGCTGACCCGTCTGGTGGACGCCCCGATCCGGCGCTGGCGCTGGGCGAACGCACGGCCGCTGCGGGCGGCGACCGTGGTGACGGCGGTGCTGGCCATCGGGCTCGCCCCGAGCCTCGGCGCGCAGGCCCTGCTGCAGCGGGCGGCCGACGAGGCCGAGCACCGGGCCTTCGCGGACAATCCCGGGGCCCGGGTCCTGGACCCGGAGTACGTCCCGCATCCGGAGGCCGACCCGGACGCCGCGCCCCTGCCGACGGCCGCGACCGTGCGCGCGGACTGGGGTCTGCTCGAAGGGCCCTGCGAGGGCGAGATCGAGCCCGAGGTGCCCTCGGTCGCCGAGGGCTGCCAGAGCACGGATGCCCCCGAGGGTGCACCGGTGGTCGTCGCCGTCGGCAACTCGCGCCTGCGGCAGTCCGCGATGTCCCTGCTCGCGCCGGCCCAGGAGCACGGCTGGAGGCTGGTGCTGATCCACAAGAACAGTTGCCAGTACCTGCCCGGCGAGATGACGTACAGCGGGCAGGAGTGCTACGACCACAACCTCGCCGTCGCGGACTACCTCCGCGAGCTCGCACCGGATGCCGTCGCGATGAACACGACGGTCTACCGCGGGATGGGCCCGGAGACCATCAGCGCGGTGCTGGACGAGGAGGTCCCCGAGCTGCTCGCGCTCGAGATCCCGGTCATCGCCCTGCGCACCCCACCGCGCGCCGTGGAGAACCCTCTGGACTGCCTGGACGCCGGTGGCAGCCCCGAGGAGTGCACGACTCCGCTGGACCCTCGGCACATGCCGACCCAGCGCACGGACTCCGCCCGTCTCGACGAGCTGCAGGGTCCGGTGCATCCGGTCGATCTCCTGCCGGTGCTCTGCCCCGAGCACGAGTGCCGCCCGCTGATCGGGAACATCTACGTGTTCCAGGACGAGCACCACATCACCGCGACCTACATGCAGAGCACGGGCGGTGAGGTGCAGCGGCAGCTGGCGGGGTCAGGCTTTCAGTGGTGA
- a CDS encoding M18 family aminopeptidase, whose translation MTRHSAAAPSSLARATTLDLGEFVSASPSSFHAVQEAARRLRAAGFSPLPESAHWAAPDVAGSRYVIRDGSLIAWVAPEPADATTPWRIVGSHTDSPALKLKPNPELGRENLSQVGVEVYGGPLLNSWLDRELRLAGLLTLRDGRRALVSTPPVLRVPQLAVHLDRAVNKEGLQLDPQRHMQPILGIGDVDVRELLAAHAAPLDPTGHLLAEGVLTDPVDPDDIVGFDVLTVDAQAPALFGAHEEFLASARLDNLSSVHAEVQALITIADGGGDARPAAEGPAPIALLVANDHEEVGSATRSGAAGPFLEDVLVRMHAALGGDEASRRRAFASSLVLSADAGHAAHPNYPERHDPVTRPQLGGGPMLKINAQQRYATDAVGIAAFAAACERAGVPHQHFVSHNAMPCGSTIGPLTATRLGMTTIDVGLTLLSMHSAREMCATADPLLLQQACAAFLRG comes from the coding sequence GTGACTCGCCACTCCGCCGCCGCACCGTCCTCCCTCGCCCGGGCCACCACTCTCGATCTGGGCGAGTTCGTCTCCGCCTCCCCCTCCTCCTTCCACGCGGTCCAGGAGGCCGCCCGCCGGCTGCGCGCAGCAGGCTTCTCCCCGCTGCCGGAATCCGCGCACTGGGCGGCCCCGGATGTCGCCGGCTCGCGCTACGTGATCCGCGACGGCTCGCTGATCGCCTGGGTCGCCCCGGAGCCGGCCGATGCCACCACACCATGGCGGATCGTCGGCTCCCACACGGACTCCCCCGCCCTGAAGCTGAAGCCGAACCCCGAACTGGGCCGCGAGAACCTCTCCCAGGTGGGGGTCGAGGTCTACGGCGGGCCGCTGCTGAACTCCTGGCTGGACCGGGAGCTGCGCCTGGCGGGGCTGCTCACGCTGCGCGACGGCCGCCGCGCCCTGGTGTCCACGCCGCCGGTGCTGCGGGTGCCGCAGCTCGCGGTCCACCTGGACCGGGCGGTGAACAAGGAGGGCCTCCAGCTCGATCCGCAGCGGCACATGCAGCCGATCCTGGGCATCGGGGACGTGGACGTGCGGGAGCTGCTGGCCGCGCATGCCGCGCCGCTGGATCCCACCGGACACCTGCTCGCCGAGGGGGTCCTGACGGACCCGGTCGATCCCGACGACATCGTCGGCTTCGACGTGCTCACGGTCGACGCCCAGGCGCCGGCGCTGTTCGGTGCGCACGAGGAGTTCCTGGCCTCCGCGAGGCTGGACAACCTCAGCTCCGTGCACGCCGAGGTCCAGGCGCTGATCACGATCGCCGACGGCGGCGGTGACGCACGGCCCGCCGCCGAGGGGCCCGCCCCGATCGCGCTGCTGGTCGCCAACGACCACGAGGAGGTGGGCTCGGCCACCCGCTCCGGTGCCGCCGGTCCGTTCCTCGAGGACGTGCTGGTGCGGATGCACGCCGCGCTCGGCGGGGACGAGGCCTCGCGCCGCCGCGCCTTCGCCTCCTCCCTGGTGCTCTCGGCCGATGCCGGCCACGCCGCCCACCCGAACTACCCCGAGCGCCACGACCCGGTGACCCGGCCGCAGCTGGGCGGCGGTCCGATGCTGAAGATCAACGCGCAGCAGCGGTATGCGACCGATGCGGTGGGGATCGCCGCCTTCGCCGCGGCCTGCGAGCGCGCCGGGGTGCCGCATCAGCACTTCGTCTCGCACAACGCGATGCCGTGCGGCTCGACGATCGGGCCGCTCACCGCGACCCGGCTGGGGATGACCACGATCGATGTGGGCCTCACGCTGCTGTCGATGCATTCGGCGCGCGAGATGTGCGCGACCGCGGATCCGCTGCTGCTGCAGCAGGCCTGCGCCGCGTTCCTGCGCGGCTGA
- a CDS encoding DUF6541 family protein: MWADVIPGILIAAAVLLVPGTAVLSSCRVHPVTAVVAAPAASLAVVALSTMSAWALGATWDVRWVVACTLVCVLPCALLSWGTPWGRRQPRHSLLSAAAAGQYVVGQVIGVALMAPLYLQAFISPDTIAQRYDNVFHLNAIEAIVRTGQATPMATADLVDGSLYPNGWHTIGALVHELSGLDIAPSVHALTLATVLGVWPLSMWLLIEALVRPSAVVRLICGPLILAFPGFPLVLLDWGLIYPTILGLATAPALAAALVHMIRHRSVVTAPLRTVLVIGFLGVGAGIAHPGAALIPLIMVLPLAVLALVRSVHGIIVQREPRAIGVNARHVETHRDGRLPSRGEVVWPAALAAIVLAIVLLWITVAPSTSTAPWKRFETAPQAVGEIVMGGVMGRPMVPVIAVITVFGVVGSIAGWTRDRWAMLAMIGPAAVYFSSAALENGPIRDLLSGFFYRDSFRTGAALTLGTVPVAVAALDLLSRHAATVLDCLTRRLRFRGRARRYAAAAVVTAVGLGASTSLGHHVSSHPQTEAQFENVSAAYRTWEYADLASADEIAMFEVLPEYVPENGYVIADPWEGGGLIYALGEREVNQIYMLLPRSEEERYFDRNFRRIAHDQVMCEVLPEDRPLFYLDLDEHRLGGNQVEWEGYQGYQGISEHTPGFTPIHEIGTVTLYRLTAC; encoded by the coding sequence ATGTGGGCCGACGTGATCCCCGGGATCCTCATCGCCGCCGCCGTCCTGCTCGTGCCCGGGACCGCGGTGCTGTCGAGCTGCCGTGTCCATCCCGTGACGGCCGTGGTAGCGGCGCCCGCCGCCTCCCTCGCCGTGGTCGCCCTGTCCACCATGTCCGCCTGGGCGCTGGGCGCCACGTGGGATGTGCGTTGGGTGGTGGCGTGCACGCTCGTGTGCGTCCTGCCGTGCGCGCTGCTGTCCTGGGGGACCCCCTGGGGTCGCCGGCAGCCTCGGCACTCCCTCCTCTCCGCTGCCGCGGCCGGTCAGTATGTCGTGGGACAGGTCATCGGCGTGGCCCTCATGGCGCCCTTGTACCTGCAGGCGTTCATCAGCCCTGACACCATCGCCCAGCGCTACGACAACGTCTTCCACCTCAACGCGATCGAAGCGATCGTCCGCACCGGGCAGGCGACGCCGATGGCGACGGCAGACCTGGTCGACGGCTCGCTGTACCCCAACGGCTGGCACACCATCGGAGCGCTGGTGCACGAGCTGTCCGGGCTGGATATCGCACCTTCGGTGCACGCTCTCACGCTCGCCACAGTGCTCGGGGTCTGGCCGCTGAGCATGTGGCTCCTCATCGAGGCACTGGTGCGTCCGTCCGCCGTCGTCCGCCTGATCTGCGGGCCGCTGATCCTCGCTTTCCCCGGCTTTCCGCTGGTCCTGCTCGACTGGGGCCTGATCTACCCGACGATCCTCGGCCTCGCCACCGCCCCGGCCCTCGCCGCTGCACTGGTGCATATGATCCGTCACCGAAGCGTGGTGACCGCTCCGCTGCGCACAGTCCTCGTGATCGGATTCCTCGGCGTCGGCGCCGGTATCGCCCATCCAGGTGCAGCGCTGATTCCATTGATCATGGTGTTGCCGCTGGCCGTCCTCGCCCTCGTACGGTCCGTGCACGGCATCATCGTGCAGCGCGAGCCCCGTGCGATCGGCGTCAACGCCCGCCATGTCGAGACCCACCGCGACGGTCGCCTCCCGTCCCGTGGCGAGGTGGTCTGGCCAGCAGCACTGGCGGCGATCGTCCTGGCGATCGTGCTGCTATGGATCACCGTGGCGCCGTCGACGAGCACAGCCCCCTGGAAGCGCTTCGAGACCGCGCCGCAGGCCGTCGGCGAAATCGTCATGGGCGGCGTGATGGGGCGACCAATGGTGCCCGTGATCGCCGTCATCACAGTTTTCGGTGTCGTCGGCTCCATCGCGGGCTGGACCCGGGACCGCTGGGCGATGCTGGCGATGATCGGACCGGCCGCTGTGTACTTCAGCTCTGCTGCCCTCGAGAACGGACCGATCCGGGATCTGCTCTCCGGCTTCTTCTACCGCGACAGCTTCCGTACCGGCGCCGCATTGACCCTGGGGACAGTGCCGGTCGCCGTTGCCGCGCTCGACCTGCTGTCGCGCCATGCCGCAACGGTCCTCGACTGCCTCACCCGCCGGCTCCGGTTCCGCGGGCGAGCACGACGATATGCGGCAGCAGCGGTCGTGACGGCCGTGGGGCTCGGAGCATCGACCTCTCTCGGACACCACGTCTCCTCGCACCCCCAGACTGAAGCGCAGTTCGAGAACGTCTCTGCGGCCTATCGGACCTGGGAATATGCGGATCTGGCCTCCGCGGACGAGATCGCGATGTTCGAGGTGCTTCCCGAATATGTACCGGAGAACGGTTATGTCATCGCAGACCCTTGGGAGGGCGGTGGTCTCATCTACGCCCTCGGCGAGCGTGAGGTCAATCAGATCTACATGCTGCTGCCCCGTTCCGAGGAGGAGCGCTACTTCGACCGCAACTTCCGCCGCATCGCCCACGACCAGGTGATGTGCGAGGTGCTGCCCGAGGATCGGCCGCTGTTCTATCTCGACCTCGACGAGCACCGACTGGGTGGCAACCAGGTCGAGTGGGAGGGATACCAGGGCTACCAGGGGATCTCGGAGCACACCCCGGGCTTCACGCCGATTCACGAGATCGGCACGGTGACGCTGTATCGCCTCACCGCGTGCTGA